In a genomic window of Diadema setosum chromosome 3, eeDiaSeto1, whole genome shotgun sequence:
- the LOC140247014 gene encoding uncharacterized protein, giving the protein MATFHQISSQNLECPICLTLFNQLKSLSCSHTFCKKKKNCLHRMSQTQSDKETIKCPICSKGTPLPRGDVDKLQTNVLLSSLMDEVKITCPTCTVCEMDDKSPAVCYCQDCGKYMCKACEKSHSTWKPFFNHEVVSVSEVLSGKVQLNRRRKCKKHPNDDEECFCTGCREYVCSKCGMLKHSKAGHDIEEAAIYEEKLIENIKELKRGVKSKKTTIENHIEFIESQRNEITTMFRKLNEDIDTTYEEYMQLLSDSREELKSRVKQWSEKFEKELQVMEEESRRTVSHMNAMEELVTNGMKVPLEKNSLIAHDTLCENLKSFLGRDDPDDKPPRGVTERAQNISLRRYEKVNELCLGKLEGYTWDVQGGDVSPPWDVKANVNLPSRTCMACISRSPGGKMALGSYNGGIHLYSPYGKLQQTVLKNVSVWRIGFLSDGRSVVRDINNKVLLYTPQWEKLDVTFETISIDEGGSGGLTVDRDDNIYVSYRKLMKIMVFTSQGGKAVRSMMCDGRRPWQLFSFNNMRKLILQDSTVVCLDGKGKKEKVLKKEGMSAYPAVCRDDSVIVAWVKHDKGLFSIDRYTSDLKHMHNLIIDFSIGREILSWYYLQEFESGEIALCTPNRLYILNAI; this is encoded by the coding sequence ATGGCAACGTTTCATCAAATCAGCAGCCAGAATCTGGAGTGTCCTATCTGTCTGACTCTTTTCAACCAACTTAAATCCCTTTCATGCTCTCACAcgttctgcaaaaaaaaaaaaaactgtcttcACCGAATGTCTCAAACTCAGTCCGACAAGGAAACTATAAAATGCCCTATATGCAGTAAAGGAACGCCCCTACCCAGGGGAGATGTGGATAAGTTACAAACAAACGTACTGCTAAGTTCTCTCATGGACGAAGTGAAAATCACGTGTCCAACATGCACAGTTTGTGAGATGGACGACAAGTCTCCAGCTGTGTGCTACTGTCAGGACTGCGGGAAATATATGTGTAAAGCCTGTGAGAAAAGCCACTCTACCTGGAAACCGTTCTTCAACCACGAAGTGGTGTCCGTGAGCGAGGTGCTCTCGGGAAAAGTTCAGCTTAACAGGCGACGGAAATGTAAGAAACATCCTAATGATGATGAGGAGTGTTTCTGCACTGGATGTCGGGAATACGTCTGCTCTAAGTGTGGGATGTTGAAACACTCAAAAGCAGGACATGATATCGAAGAGGCAGCTATCTATGAGGaaaaattgattgaaaatatcAAAGAGTTGAAAAGGGGAGTGAAATCAAAGAAAACGACCATTGAAAAtcatatcgagttcatagagtCACAACgcaatgaaataacaactatGTTTAGAAAGCTCAATGAGGACATCGACACAACGTATGAGGAATACATGCAGCTATTGTCAGACAGTAGAGAAGAGCTCAAAAGTCGAGTGAAACAATGGTCTGAGAAATTTGAGAAGGAATTACAAGTCATGGAGGAAGAGAGTCGGCGAACAGTCAGTCACATGAACGCTATGGAAGAGCTGGTAACTAACGGTATGAAGGTACCACTAGAGAAAAACTCATTGATAGCACACGACACGCTGTGCGAAAACTTGAAAAGCTTTCTGGGACGAGATGATCCTGATGACAAACCACCTAGAGGTGTGACAGAACGAGCTCAGAATATTTCATTGCGTAGATACGAGAAGGTTAATGAACTTTGTCTAGGAAAGTTGGAAGGTTATACGTGGGATGTCCAGGGAGGTgacgtctcacctccctgggaTGTCAAAGCAAACGTAAACCTCCCTAGCAGAACTTGCATGGCCTGTATCTCTCGTTCACCAGGCGGTAAGATGGCGTTGGGATCGTATAATGGTGGAATCCATCTCTACTCCCCTTATGGCAAGTTACAGCAGACCGTGCTGAAGAATGTCAGCGTCTGGAGAATTGGATTCCTGTCTGATGGTCGAAGTGTAGTACGCGATATAAATAACAAGGTTTTACTCTACACTCCTCAGTGGGAGAAGCTTGACGTCACGTTCGAGACGATAAGTATCGATGAAGGAGGGTCTGGTGGGCTCACTGTGGATAGAGATGATAACATCTACGTGAGTTACAGGAAACTCATGAAGATCATGGTATTTACCTCACAGGGTGGCAAGGCTGTCAGGAGTATGATGTGTGATGGACGTAGACCATGGCAATTATTTTCCTTTAACAACATGAGAAAACTGATTCTACAAGACTCGACTGTTGTGTGCCTTGATGGTAAAGGGAAGAAGGAGAAAGTCTTGAAGAAGGAGGGTATGTCTGCCTACCCAGCTGTTTGTAGAGATGATTCGGTCATTGTAGCCTGGGTGAAGCACGACAAGGGCCTCTTCAGTATCGATCGATACACGAGTGATTTGAAGCACATGCACAATCTCATTATTGATTTTAGTATAGGAAGGGAAATATTGAGTTGGTACTATCTACAAGAGTTTGAGAGTGGGGAGATAGCTCTCTGCACTCCAAACAGACTTTACATATTAAATGCGATTTAA
- the LOC140246526 gene encoding uncharacterized protein: MATFHQISSQNLECPICLTFFNQPKSLTCSHTFCKKCLQRVLQTQPHQQTLKCPVCRKGMSLPSGDVENLQTNIPLSSLVDEVKNKSLTCTVCEIDEKLPALSYCQDCGKYMCKSCENGHSSWKPFSNHKVVPVSEVLSEKVPLKRRRKCKEHPNDDEEYFCKDCQEYVCLRCGMSRHLQAGHQIEEAAIHEEKIMENIKELNKKVKSKKTSIENHIQFIETQRNEIAIMIRKLNDDIDKTYEEYMQLLSARREELKSQVKHWSEKFEKELQVMEEESRQTNSHMNAMEELVTNGMKVPLEKEALFAHETLCENLKSFLGQDEPDDQLPRGVTERAQKYVFRRYEEGNELCLGELESYMCWDVKADVGLPRQNSMAGIARAPDGKMAVGSSKGGIHLYSPHGELQQTVLKHVNVSKTGFMSNGRSVVRDTTGKVSLYTPQWEKLDVTFETMSHDEGGSGGLAIDRDENILVGYRNLKKILVFTPQGGKAAKYKKCDGYTPLQLFSFHTTRQLILCDSVVVCLDGREKKQKVLKKECMSAYPAVCRDDSVIVAWVKHEECLVSIDRYTRDLEHTHSLITDFQIQKPVRNWYYLQEFDRGEIAFCTLDRLYIFD; encoded by the coding sequence ATGGCAACGTTTCATCAAATCAGCAGCCAGAATCTAGAGTGCCCTATTTGTCTGACTTTTTTCAACCAACCTAAATCACTGACATGCTCTCACACGTTCTGCAAAAAATGCCTTCAACGTGTCTTGCAAACTCAGCCCCACCAACAAACTCTAAAATGCCCGGTATGCAGGAAAGGAATGTCTCTTCCCAGTGGAGATGTAGAGaacttacaaacaaacataccgCTGAGTTCTCTTGTGGACGAAGTGAAAAATAAGAGCCTAACATGCACAGTTTGTGAGATAGACGAAAAGCTGCCAGCTTTGTCCTACTGTCAGGACTGTGGGAAATATATGTGTAAATCGTGTGAAAACGGCCACTCTAGCTGGAAACCGTTCTCCAACCACAAAGTGGTTCCCGTGAGCGAGGTGCTCTCGGAAAAAGTTCCGCTTAAGAGGCGACGGAAATGTAAGGAACATCCCAACGATGATGAAGAGTATTTTTGTAAAGATTGTCAAGAATATGTCTGCCTAAGATGCGGGATGTCAAGACACTTACAGGCAGGACATCAGATTGAAGAGGCAGCTATCCATGaggaaaaaataatggaaaatatCAAGGAgttgaataaaaaagtaaaatcgaAGAAGACATCTATTGAAAATCATATCCAGTTCATAGAGACACAGCGCAATGAAATAGCAATTATGATAAGAAAACTCAATGATGACATCGACAAGACGTACGAGGAATACATGCAGCTATTGTCAGCCAGAAGAGAAGAGctgaaaagtcaagtgaaacaTTGGTCTGAGAAATTCGAGAAGGAATTACAAGTCATGGAGGAAGAGAGTCGGCAAACAAACAGTCACATGAATGCTATGGAAGAGCTGGTAACTAACGGCATGAAGGTACCTCTGGAGAAAGAGGCTTTGTTTGCACACGAAACGCTTTGTGAGAACTTGAAGAGCTTTCTGGGACAAGATGAACCTGATGACCAGTTACCAAGAGGTGTGACAGAACGAGCTCAGAAATATGTATTCCGTAGATACGAAGAGGGTAATGAACTTTGTCTTGGAGAGCTGGAGAGTTATATGTGCTGGGATGTCAAAGCAGACGTAGGGCTCCCTCGTCAAAATAGCATGGCCGGTATTGCTCGTGCCCCAGACGGTAAGATGGCCGTGGGATCTTCTAAAGGCGGAATCCATCTCTACTCTCCTCATGGCGAATTACAGCAGACGGTGCTAAAGCACGTCAATGTCAGTAAAACTGGATTCATGTCTAATGGCCGAAGTGTAGTACGCGATACAACTGGCAAGGTGTCACTCTACACTCCACAATGGGAGAAGCTTGACGTCACGTTCGAGACGATGAGTCATGATGAAGGGGGATCTGGTGGTCTGGCTATTGATAGAGATGAAAATATCCTCGTGGGTTATAGGAATCTTAAAAAGATCCTGGTATTTACCCCACAGGGTGGTAAGGCCGCCAAATACAAGAAGTGTGATGGATATACACCCCTGCAATTATTCTCCTTTCACACCACTAGACAACTGATACTATGTGACTCAGTTGTGGTGTGTCTTGATGGTAGGGAGAAGAAGCAAAAAGTcttgaagaaagagtgtatgTCTGCCTACCCAGCTGTTTGTCGAGATGATTCAGTTATTGTAGCCTGGGTGAAACACGAGGAGTGTCTTGTCAGTATCGATCGATACACGAGAGATTTAGAGCACACGCACAGCCTCATCACTGATTTCCAAATACAAAAACCAGTAAGAAATTGGTACTATCTACAAGAGTTTGACAGGGGTGAGATAGCTTTCTGCACCCTAGATAGGCTTTACATATTTGATTAA
- the LOC140246525 gene encoding uncharacterized protein, translating into MATFHQIISQNLECSICLTLFNQPKSLTCSHTFCKDCLPLISQTQSDKKTITCPICRKGTSLPSGDVDKLQTNIPLSSLVDEVKIQSPTCTVCEMDDKSPAVCYCPDCGKYMCKSCENGHSLWKPVSNHEVVPISEVLSGKVPLKRRRKCKKHPYDDEECFCTGCREYVCCKCGMLRHSKAGHDIEEAAIHEEKVMQNIKELNRKTQSKKTTIQNHIKFIDTQRNKITIMLRKLNEDIDKTYEEYMQLLSDRRKALKSQVKHWSEKFGKELQVMEEESRRALRQMNAMEELVSNGMKVPLEKDALFAHDTLCENLKSFLGQDDPDDRSPRGVTERAQISFRRHETFNELCLGQLKGYTWGVKADVELPSKCRMECIARAPGGKMAVGSYNGGIHLFSPDGTLQQTVLKDVGVMRIGFLSDGRSVARDMNNKVSLYTPQWERLDVTFETMSSLVGGSGGLTVDKDDDIYVGYRELKKIQVFTPQGGKAVRSMMCYGYTPLQLFCFHNTGNLILTHGLAVVSLDGKGEKQNVLMEKDIYAYPAVCRDDSVIVAWVKHEEGLVSIDRYTRNLEHVHSLISDFQIKTSGRFWYNLQEFESGEIALCTPQRLYIFI; encoded by the coding sequence ATGGCAACGTTTCATCAGATCATCAGCCAGAATCTGGAGTGTTCTATCTGTCTGACTCTTTTCAACCAACCTAAATCACTGACATGCTCTCACACGTTCTGCAAAGACTGTCTTCCACTAATATCCCAAACTCAGTCCGACAAGAAAACTATAACATGCCCTATATGCAGGAAAGGAACGTCCCTGCCCAGTGGAGATGTGGATAAGTTGCAAACCAACATACCGCTGAGTTCTCTCGTGGACGAAGTGAAAATCCAGAGTCCAACATGCACAGTTTGTGAGATGGACGACAAGTCGCCAGCTGTGTGCTACTGTCCCGACTGTGGGAAATATATGTGTAAATCGTGTGAGAACGGCCACTCTCTCTGGAAACCGGTCTCAAACCACGAGGTGGTGCCCATTAGCGAGGTGCTCTCGGGAAAAGTTCCGCTTAAGAGGCGAAGGAAATGTAAGAAACATCCTTATGATGATGAGGAGTGTTTCTGTACTGGATGTCGCGAGTACGTCTGCTGTAAGTGTGGGATGTTGAGACACTCAAAAGCAGGACATGATATCGAAGAGGCAGCTATCCATGAGGAAAAGGTAATGCAAAATATCAAGGAGTTGAATAGAAAAAcacaatcaaagaaaacaactaTTCAAAATCATATCAAGTTCATAGACACACAACGCAATAAAATAACAATCATGTTGAGAAAGCTCAATGAAGACATCGACAAGACGTACGAGGAATACATGCAGCTATTGTCAGACAGAAGAAAAGCCCTAAAAAGTCAAGTGAAACATTGGTCTGAAAAATTCGGGAAGGAATTACAAGTCATGGAGGAAGAGAGTCGACGAGCATTACGGCAAATGAACGCTATGGAAGAGCTGGTATCTAACGGTATGAAGGTTCCGCTGGAAAAAGACGCCTTGTTTGCACACGACACGCTTTGCGAAAACTTGAAGAGCTTTCTGGGACAAGATGATCCTGACGACCGATCACCGAGAGGTGTGACGGAACGAGCTCAGATTTCATTCCGTAGACACGAGACGTTTAATGAACTTTGTCTTGGACAGTTGAAAGGTTACACCTGGGGAGTCAAAGCAGATGTAGAGCTCCCTAGCAAATGTCGCATGGAATGTATCGCTCGTGCACCAGGCGGAAAGATGGCGGTGGGATCGTATAATGGTGGAATCCATCTCTTCTCCCCTGATGGCACGTTACAGCAGACCGTGCTGAAGGATGTCGGAGTCATGAGAATTGGATTCCTGTCTGATGGCCGAAGTGTAGCACGCGATATGAATAACAAGGTGTCACTCTACACTCCACAATGGGAGAGGCTTGACGTCACGTTCGAGACGATGAGTAGCCTTGTAGGAGGGTCTGGTGGTCTCACTgttgataaagatgatgatatcTACGTGGGTTATAGGGAACTCAAGAAGATCCAGGTATTTACGCCACAGGGTGGTAAGGCTGTAAGAAGTATGATGTGTTATGGATACACACCCCTGCAATTATTCTGCTTTCACAACACAGGGAATCTGATACTGACACATGGATTAGCTGTCGTCAGCCTTGATGGTAAGGGGGAGAAGCAGAATGTCTTGATGGAGAAGGATATTTATGCCTACCCAGCTGTTTGTCGAGATGATTCGGTCATTGTAGCCTGGGTGAAACACGAGGAGGGTCTTGTCAGTATCGATCGATACACGAGAAATTTGGAGCACGTGCACAGCCTCATTAGTGATTTCCAAATAAAAACATCAGGAAGATTTTGGTACAACCTACAAGAGTTTGAGAGTGGTGAGATAGCTCTCTGTACTCCACAAAGactttatatattcatttaa